One window from the genome of Hydra vulgaris chromosome 02, alternate assembly HydraT2T_AEP encodes:
- the LOC100198322 gene encoding uncharacterized protein LOC100198322 isoform X2 gives MDASNVIIDLSNVVIDSDVVNNGNNIMHTDNAINSDAVMHSCHTDDTIQGSLTVNSNENYLEIEAENAYERLTQQINEDCNDEFDFQIDDHKYNFKSSINTSLSLVKDITKIELLVIEDNKKSIETILLNNDQSSETSFKNNQISEDSFKNNEWFIKKTSICSEKNILNNEDEKINNESEYKVNEEFEENEDNSEWDKLKLPSNSGSLHLSISDSLVTAEEVVQYMKEYSTSEEYNKKIRPVVTYSGMSAIFHWMVGPPKLDQKLIKDRDWIFIFAATAFDQNEKFHLRILQSVYYGLTKSKNNCPRFGSHWENIGFQGNDPSTDLRGCGMLGLISVLDFIQSPATLGLASKIYALSQDSVQNFPFCIMSINVTRISLQILREGKLNNKAFSKVTYTMKLDCTMYYKVTSIV, from the exons ATGGACGCAAGCAATGTAATTATTGATCTTAGCAACGTGGTTATTGATTCTGATGTTGTAAATAATGGTAATAATATAATGCATACTGATAATGCTATAAATAGTGATGCTGTAATGCATAGTTGTCACACTGATGATACTATTCAAGGTAGCCTAACTGTGAACAGTAATGAAAATTATCTTGAGATTGAGGCAGAGAATGCTTATGAAAGATTGACCCAACAAATTAATGAAGATTGCAATGATGAGTTTGATTTTCAGATTGACGaccataaatataattttaaaagttccaTTAATACAAGTCTTTCTTTGGTTaaagatattacaaaaattGAGTTATTAGTTAtagaagataataaaaaatctattgaaactattcttttaaataatgatcaaTCTAGTgaaactagttttaaaaataatcaaattagtGAAGATAGTTTTAAGAATAATGAgtggtttattaaaaaaactagtatctgtagtgaaaaaaatattttgaacaatgaagatgaaaaaattaataatgaaagtGAATATAAAGTTAATGAAGAATTTGAAGAAAATGAAGATAATAGTGAGTGGGATAAGCTTAAACTACCTAGCAACAGtg GTTCGTTGCACTTATCTATATCTGACAGTTTAGTAACTGCAGAAGAGGTTGTTCAGTATATGAAAGAGTATAGTACATCAGaagagtataataaaaaaatacgacCTGTTGTTACATATTCTGGCATGAGTGCTATATTTCATTGGATGGTTGGCCCTCCAAAACtagatcaaaaattaattaaagaccGTGATTGGATTTTTATATTTGCTGCAACTGCATttgatcaaaatgaaaaatttcacTTGAGAATTTTACAATCTGTTTATTATGGActtacaaaatctaaaaataattgcCCAAGGTTTGGTTCTCATTGGGAAAATATTGGGTTTCAag GAAATGATCCTTCCACTGACTTGCGTGGTTGTGGCATGTTAGGCCTAATTTCTGTTCTTGATTTTATCCAATCGCCTGCTACTTTAGGACTTGCTTCTAAAATCTATGCATTGTCTCAGGATTCAGTGcaaaattttcctttttgtaTCATGTCAATAAATGTTACCAGAATATCTTTACAGATATTAAGAGAAGGGAAACTAAACAA taaagcTTTCTCGAAAGTTACTTACACTATGAAGTTAGATTGCACTATGTATTATAAAGTCACATCAATCGTTTAA
- the LOC136076826 gene encoding uncharacterized protein LOC136076826 produces the protein MQTRNIFGKISHREVFLVGKRIGTVPNTQFPTKKTVLQYYHYRDLMLRADFPNISSVSIASCPLGDFFTPQCAEIGGCLQKCLPCIVYEVKKIWQKAGIPFINTDKHFRDKIVDLKKKRKDLNKHRNHLSTNLVLKREQFSRMLEKVFDVSQKNCEGIIMKDKTKDIKTRREDADFLNNQKGARVQKMLGKDKISQKFVKNKTKREIKIKNQRTKESIRKQKELVTEKYENTTKNFNTLNDNQDEEYLQPSKKIRKSNVVPLIVPKNIGKDLAPTASRYGISSTALSATLASLINNSSGTTDDFSISKRSILKQKKLSIRKTACNIKDNFITLAKGKSLTVHFDSKIMLEMKELGKEKVERIAVLISSPGLSESQLLGILIVKDGTAESLGKAIKKTLQDWELFDYVDCLSFDTTVTNTGWLKGVCTLIEQRRGKALIWMAYRHHVYELHIKHF, from the exons atgcaaacaagaaatatttttggaaaaatatctCATCGTGAAGTTTTTCTTGTTGGAAAAAGAATTGGAACAGTACCTAATACACAATTCCCAACTAAAAAAACTGTATTGCAATATTACCATTACAGAGATCTTATGCTAAGAGCTGATTTTCCAAACATTTCCTCAGTTAGTATAGCCTCATGTCCTCTTGGTGATTTCTTTACTCCACAATGTGCTGAAATAGGCGGTTGTCTCCAAAAATGTTTACCATGCATTGTTTATGAGGTGAAGAAAATATGGCAAAAAGCAGGAATTCCTTTTATTAATACTGACAAGCATTTcag AGACAAGATTGTTGActtaaaaaagaagagaaaagatttaaacaaaCACAGGAACCATTTAAgtacaaatttagttttaaaaagagaaCAGTTTTCAAGAATGCTAGAGAAGGTATTTGATGTAAGTCAAAAGAATTGTGAAGGTATTATTATGAAAGATAAAACTAAAGATATAAAAACTAGAAGAGAAGATGCAGATTTTCTTAACAACCAGAAAGGAGCGCGTGTTCAGAAAATGTTGGGTAAagataaaatttcacaaaaatttgtaaaaaacaaaacaaaaagagaaataaaaataaaaaatcaaagaacaAAAGAGTCCATAAGAAAACAGAAAGAGTTGGTTACTGAGAAATAtgaaaacacaacaaaaaattttaatactttaaatgatAACCAAGATGAAGAGTATCTACAGccttctaaaaaaattagaaaatctaATGTTGTTCCTCTTATTGTTCCAAAAAATATAGGAAAAGATTTAGCTCCAACAGCATCACGATATGGAATAAGTTCGACTGCACTGAGTGCAACTCTTGCTTCTCTTATAAATAATAGTTCTGGAACGACAGATGATTTTTCTATTTCTAAAAGAAGTATTTTGAAGcagaaaaaattaagtataagaAAAACTGCATGTAATATTAAAGACAACTTTATTACATTGGCTAAGGGTAAAAGTCTTACTGTGCATTTTGACTCAAAAATTATGTTAGAAATGAAAGAACTTGgtaaagaaaaagttgaaagaatCGCTGTACTAATTAGTTCACCAGGTCTCTCAGAATCCCAACTTTTGGGTATTTTAATTGTGAAAGATGGCACTGCCGAGTCTCTTGggaaagcaatcaaaaaaactttacaagacTGGGAGCTATTTGACTATGTTGATTGTCTGTCCTTTGACACCACTGTTACAAATACTGGTTGGCTAAAAGGAGTCTGTACTCTTATTGAGCAGAGGAGAGGAAAAGCTTTAATTTGGATGGCTTATCGCCATCACGTTTATGAATTACATATAAag cacttttaa
- the LOC100198322 gene encoding ELMO domain-containing protein 3 isoform X1, which yields MDASNVIIDLSNVVIDSDVVNNGNNIMHTDNAINSDAVMHSCHTDDTIQGSLTVNSNENYLEIEAENAYERLTQQINEDCNDEFDFQIDDHKYNFKSSINTSLSLVKDITKIELLVIEDNKKSIETILLNNDQSSETSFKNNQISEDSFKNNEWFIKKTSICSEKNILNNEDEKINNESEYKVNEEFEENEDNSEWDKLKLPSNSGSLHLSISDSLVTAEEVVQYMKEYSTSEEYNKKIRPVVTYSGMSAIFHWMVGPPKLDQKLIKDRDWIFIFAATAFDQNEKFHLRILQSVYYGLTKSKNNCPRFGSHWENIGFQGNDPSTDLRGCGMLGLISVLDFIQSPATLGLASKIYALSQDSVQNFPFCIMSINVTRISLQILREGKLNKLCNSKLKEKRNLYAENNDNIVYNTFRELYTAIFYKIFSIWNNEAKTMADSGYVLKDVEDSAKKCPLDIIKLYKGSTKRDFQVNKIDKIENFVGVADL from the exons ATGGACGCAAGCAATGTAATTATTGATCTTAGCAACGTGGTTATTGATTCTGATGTTGTAAATAATGGTAATAATATAATGCATACTGATAATGCTATAAATAGTGATGCTGTAATGCATAGTTGTCACACTGATGATACTATTCAAGGTAGCCTAACTGTGAACAGTAATGAAAATTATCTTGAGATTGAGGCAGAGAATGCTTATGAAAGATTGACCCAACAAATTAATGAAGATTGCAATGATGAGTTTGATTTTCAGATTGACGaccataaatataattttaaaagttccaTTAATACAAGTCTTTCTTTGGTTaaagatattacaaaaattGAGTTATTAGTTAtagaagataataaaaaatctattgaaactattcttttaaataatgatcaaTCTAGTgaaactagttttaaaaataatcaaattagtGAAGATAGTTTTAAGAATAATGAgtggtttattaaaaaaactagtatctgtagtgaaaaaaatattttgaacaatgaagatgaaaaaattaataatgaaagtGAATATAAAGTTAATGAAGAATTTGAAGAAAATGAAGATAATAGTGAGTGGGATAAGCTTAAACTACCTAGCAACAGtg GTTCGTTGCACTTATCTATATCTGACAGTTTAGTAACTGCAGAAGAGGTTGTTCAGTATATGAAAGAGTATAGTACATCAGaagagtataataaaaaaatacgacCTGTTGTTACATATTCTGGCATGAGTGCTATATTTCATTGGATGGTTGGCCCTCCAAAACtagatcaaaaattaattaaagaccGTGATTGGATTTTTATATTTGCTGCAACTGCATttgatcaaaatgaaaaatttcacTTGAGAATTTTACAATCTGTTTATTATGGActtacaaaatctaaaaataattgcCCAAGGTTTGGTTCTCATTGGGAAAATATTGGGTTTCAag GAAATGATCCTTCCACTGACTTGCGTGGTTGTGGCATGTTAGGCCTAATTTCTGTTCTTGATTTTATCCAATCGCCTGCTACTTTAGGACTTGCTTCTAAAATCTATGCATTGTCTCAGGATTCAGTGcaaaattttcctttttgtaTCATGTCAATAAATGTTACCAGAATATCTTTACAGATATTAAGAGAAGGGAAACTAAACAA ACTCTGCAATAGTAAACTAAAAGAAAAGCGCAATTTGTACGCGGAAAATAACGATAATATTGTGTACAACACATTTCGTGAACTTTACACTgctatattttacaaaatcttttctATTTGGAACAATGAGGCAAAGACAATGGCCGATTCTGGTtatgttttaaaagatgttGAAGATAGTGCAAAAAAATGTCCTCTAGATATTATTAAGTTATACAAAGGTTCTACTAAAAGGGACTTTCAGGTAAATAAGatcgataaaattgaaaattttgttggaGTTGCAGATCTATGA